One region of Termitidicoccus mucosus genomic DNA includes:
- a CDS encoding phosphatase PAP2 family protein: protein MKNAHRHARLFRARIASFAALLAVIALASSLSAAPGRYLDAAAYDLAGLLPAPPPDDSLATRAELETVYQAQLARTPAQAELARRFDAYSVFHFDSVLGSWFNAENLPFTAVFFEQILADRKAISDTAKNIWNRPRPPLFDKSIRPLLELPSSGAYPSGHSTQAHLWAGLLAAAFPMHGDALRARARELAWSRVVAGVHYPSDIIGGRILGERLAADFLKNAEVQDAIARIRAEAAPFQKSSATGAAAAH, encoded by the coding sequence GCGCTGCTCGCCGTCATCGCGCTCGCGTCCTCGCTCTCCGCCGCGCCCGGGCGCTATCTCGATGCTGCGGCCTACGACCTCGCCGGGCTCCTCCCCGCGCCGCCGCCCGATGACTCGCTCGCCACCCGCGCCGAACTCGAAACCGTTTATCAAGCGCAACTCGCCCGCACCCCCGCGCAAGCCGAACTGGCGCGCCGCTTCGACGCCTACAGCGTGTTCCATTTCGACTCTGTGCTTGGCTCTTGGTTCAATGCCGAGAATCTCCCGTTCACCGCCGTTTTTTTCGAGCAGATCCTTGCCGATCGCAAAGCCATCAGCGACACCGCCAAAAACATCTGGAACCGTCCGCGTCCGCCGCTGTTCGACAAATCCATCCGGCCGCTCCTCGAGCTTCCCTCGAGCGGCGCGTATCCCAGTGGACACTCCACGCAGGCGCATCTCTGGGCCGGGCTCCTCGCCGCCGCGTTTCCCATGCACGGCGACGCGCTTCGCGCCCGTGCCCGCGAACTCGCCTGGTCGCGCGTCGTCGCAGGCGTGCATTATCCGAGTGACATCATCGGCGGACGAATCCTCGGCGAACGTCTCGCGGCTGATTTTCTGAAGAACGCAGAGGTGCAGGATGCCATCGCCCGCATCCGTGCCGAGGCCGCGCCTTTCCAAAAAAGCTCCGCCACTGGCGCGGCGGCCGCCCATTAG